In Aphelocoma coerulescens isolate FSJ_1873_10779 chromosome 23, UR_Acoe_1.0, whole genome shotgun sequence, a genomic segment contains:
- the LUZP1 gene encoding leucine zipper protein 1 isoform X3 yields MAECTGYKETSNRHLRFKLQSLSRRLDELEEATKNLQKAEDELLDLQDKVIQAEGSNSSMLADIEALRKRVLKIEGKDEEIRKAEELCRLMKEKLEEEESLTRDLKSEIELLQRRMAELEKLEEAFSRSKNDCTQLCLSLNEEKNLTKKISTELEILRVKVKELESSEDRLDKSEQTLTGELEKLKSLALSFITERKHFNEREKQNEKIIQELTQKLEQNNKLNRADQTRNASNLLERSSNNLLDRNDIRIEDDLNSALPSKETRRKGSVDYLKHVENESRNKSENQKNKNQEDNKVKDLTQEIEKLKTQIKHFESLEEELKKVRAKNNDLQDSYLSEQNKNKLLTGQLEEIKMQIKKQKDLENGEVENEDTSFSSRGKHDRPKYRGVMTDLTAKHKPRELSPQQRRERARNRDFSVSNDSYSHGGKQVPSPNLMNRKAGKASGASAFSDTAVTDTRRLEEKPLVSTISSGQKEGCIMQNEGKRSKEQPSVLSRYPPAAQEQRSWKTPSKPVGDTGLRSKAEKPSQVLRGNCQNGADTWDEKSSKGESMASLAEKLNTSQAEVADCLGDMQLAKGNHTSSNGMASAYRYHMSSSVSVSDSAGSKVEAASTFAASHRQPLEGRAKRAAISQEKETADMSLESVKLSMLTKRSHHSRSQEDILQILTGLDKEDTEQSSSSAIDHVKMGLKTDSKTIQSNQEKLNSDEESGRGKKPTTQTDSEARKKVTSKQFSNSRGVFRASLFENDKKTVNDEDSTLCIKPSDASTGGLKSRRSFSPREALRSKAIIKPAIVEKDMKAVMGGTVSEAESEKQKSVFKMVTNKMTSSITIFPSEPIAPRTTADIAAKERHVTTSNIRVASNEPSPSITNNLPSPFEISINKSALKLSETDRSGEAAPRSKAETAVSRSSIMLKTSELMERNSETPLETISWKGHGSSDAGSSETKHVTVRSSWRTRQGLHSLEDSQTKVEKSAACSATSLSSVDLLEVEGNSSKTDSPEQTSSRTSATANSWSTPELGSRRTKSNLSASELLTRRNYASDPTAAAAWQRTTLPGEESSHRRQFSMNSSYVITEMLLPYLIVSALASGRSISEPAGIGSDGYGGSF; encoded by the exons ATGGCAGAATGTACAGGTTACAAGGAAACCTCAAATCGACACCTACGTTTCAAATTGCAGAGCCTTAGTCGCCGCCTTGATGAACTGGAGGAAGCAACTAAAAATCTGCAGAAGGCAGAGGATGAACTGCTTGACCTCCAGGACAAAGTTATCCAGGCAGAAGGCAGCAACTCCAGCATGCTGGCTGACATTGAAGCCCTGCGGAAAAGAGTGCTGAAGATTGAAGGCAAGGATGAAGAAATTAGGAAGGCTGAAGAGCTTTGCAgattaatgaaagaaaaacttgaAGAGGAGGAGAGCCTCACTCGAGATCTGAAGTCAGAAATTGAACTCCTTCAGAGGAGAATGGCAGAGCTGGAGAAGCTGGAGGAGGCCTTCAGCAGGAGCAAGAATGACTGTACACAGCTGTGTCTCAGCCTCAATGAAGAAAAGAACTTGACCAAAAAGATATCTACAGAATTAGAAATACTTAGAGTGAAAGTGAAAGAACTGGAATCATCTGAGGACAGGCTGGATAAAAGTGAGCAGACCTTAACAGGTGAGTTAGAAAAGCTGAAATCCTTAGCCCTGAGCTTTATCacggaaagaaaacattttaatgaaagagaaaagcaaaatgaaaaaataatccaGGAGCTAACACAGAAACTAGAACAAAACAATAAACTAAATAGGGCAGATCAAACTAGAAATGCATCCAACTTGCTAGAAAGGTCATCCAACAATCTCCTGGACAGAAATGATATAAGAATTGAAGATGACTTGAATTCTGCACTGCCTTCTAAGGAGACCAGGAGGAAGGGAAGTGTGGATTACTTGAAACATGTAGAAAATGAATCCAGGAATAAATCAGAAaaccaaaagaataaaaaccagGAAGACAACAAAGTGAAAGATCTCACCCAAGAAATTGAGAAACTTAAAACTCAGATCAAACATTTTGAATCTTTAGAAGAAGAACTTAAAAAAGTGAGAGCCAAAAATAATGATCTGCAAGACAGTTACTTGAGTGAGCAGAATAAAAACAAACTCTTAACAGGTCAgctagaagaaataaaaatgcaaataaagaaacagaaagatctGGAGAATGGAGAAGTTGAAAATGAAGATACAAGCTTTTCTAGCAGGGGAAAACATGACCGACCTAAATACAGAGGTGTCATGACTGATTTGACAGCTAAGCACAAGCCAAGGGAGCTCTCACCGCAGCAACGCCGGGAAAGAGCACGGAACAGAGACTTCTCTGTCAGTAATGACAGCTACAGCCATGGTGGTAAGCAGGTGCCCAGTCCAAACTTAATGAACCGAAAAGCAGGGAAAGCATCTGGTGCATCTGCATTTTCCGACACTGCTGTCACAGATACAAGAAGACTGGAAGAGAAACCTTTAGTTTCCACTATTTCTTCTGGTCAGAAGGAAGGCTGCATCATGCAGAATGAGGGGAAGAGATCCAAAGAGCAGCCATCTGTCCTCAGCCGATATCCTCCTGCTGCACAAGAGCAGAGGTCTTGGAAAACACCTTCCAAACCTGTTGGTGACACAGGCCTGAGATCCAAGGCTGAAAAGCCATCTCAGGTACTCCGTGGCAACTGCCAAAATGGTGCTGACACATGGGATGAAAAGTCAAGCAAAGGAGAATCAATGGCTTCTTTGGCTGAGAAGCTGAACACAAGTCAGGCTGAAGTTGCTGACTGCTTGGGGGACATGCAGCTTGCAAAGGGTAACCACACCTCTTCCAATGGCATGGCTTCAGCATACAGGTACCACATGTCCTCCAGTGTGTCAGTCTCAGACTCTGCTGGCTCTAAAGTAGAAGCAGCGAGCACTTTTGCTGCATCACACAGACAGCCCTTAGAGGGGAGGGCTAAAAGGGCAGCAATCTCCCAGGAAAAAGAAACTGCAGACATGTCACTTGAAAGTGTGAAGCTTTCAATGCTAACAAAGCGTTCCCATCACTCCAGGAGTCAGGAAGACATTCTGCAGATTCTCACAGGTCTTGATAAAGAAGACACAGAACAGTCTTCAAGTTCAGCAATAGATCATGTAAAGATGGGTTTAAAAACTGACTCCAAAACCATCCAGAGTAACCAGGAAAAACTTAATTCAGATGAAGAATCAGGAAGAGGTAAAAAACCAACCACTCAGACAGATTCTGAGGCAAGAAAGAAAGTCACTTCCAAGCAGTTCTCCAATTCTAGGGGAGTTTTTAGAGCATCACTTTttgaaaatgacaaaaaaactgTGAATGATGAAGACTCTACCCTGTGCATAAAACCATCGGATGCCAGCACTGGAGGATTGAAATCCAGAAGGTCGTTCAGCCCAAGAGAAGCTCTAAGGTCAAAAGCCATCATTAAACCTGCAATTGTTGAGAAGGATATGAAGGCAGTCATGGGAGGGACTGTTTCAGAGGCAGagtcagaaaaacagaaatctgtttttaaaatggTAACAAATAAAATGACAAGCAGTATCACAATCTTTCCTTCTGAGCCAATAGCTCCAAGGACAACTGCAGATatagcagcaaaggaaaggcaTGTTACCACCAGCAACATCAGAGTTGCTTCAAATGAGCCTTCACCATCAATAACAAACAATCTCCCTTCACCCTTTGAGATCTCAATTAATAAAAGTGCTCTGAAATTATCTGAAACAGACAGAAGTGGAGAGGCAGCACCGAGGAGTAAAGCTGAAACAGCGGTCTCCAGAAGCAGCATTATGCTAAAGACTTCTGAACTCATGGAGAGGAACAGTGAGACACCTTTGGAGACAATCAGCTGGAAGGGCCATGGCTCGTCAGATGCAGGTTCATCCGAAACAAAGCATGTCACTGTGAGAAGTTCCTGGAGAACAAGACAAGGCCTACATTCCCTGGAGGACTCTCAAACCAAAGTGGAGAAAAGTGCAGCTTGCAGTGCCACAAGCTTGTCCTCAGTGGACCTTTTGGAAGTGGAAGGGAATAGTTCGAAAACAGACTCCCCGGAGCAGACTTCATCAAGGACAAGTGCCACAGCTAATTCTTGGAGTACCCCTGAACTGGGGTCCCGAAGGACCAAAAGTAACTTAAGTGCATCTGAACTGCTAACACGCAGGAACTATGCAAGTGATcctacagcagctgctgcctggcagcGGACCACACTACCT ggagaggagtcctcccacaggagacagttctccatgaactccAGT taTGTTATCACAGAGATGCTGCTACCTTACCTGATTGtgtcagccttggccagtggcaggTCCATCTCAGAGccggctggcattggctctgatGGATATGGAGGAAgtttctag